The Spirochaetota bacterium sequence ACTATATGATTATTCAAAACTATTCCAAAATTTTGATCTCATAAAAGATACTGATAACTTTTTAAAAAGAATTCTTGATGAAATTAACAATATTTTTAATTTTGACCAGAAAGGTTTTTTATACTTTGATGAAACAAACAAAAAATTCTTTTTAAAAGGTGAAAGAATAACTTATACTTCTTTCGAGAAAAAATATTTAGAATCTTTCTATTATCTTGATCTTATCTACGATAAAAAATCTATCATCATAAAAAATTTAAATGATGAAGAAAAAAGCTTACATAGAGGAATTTTTATAAGCTCGCCAGAATCCATTGTTATAATTCCTATATTTTTCTCAACAAACTTTTTTGGGGTTTTAATATTTGAAAACAAACAAAAAACAAATCTTTCATCTAATGATTTAGGGATATTAAATATTATATCTTCACAGTTGACCTATTATTTTCAAACTAATTTATATTACAAAAATCTTCAAAACGATTTTTTAAATACGGTTAAAGCTTTAATATCTGCAATAGAACTTAAGGATTATTACACTAAAGGACATTCTCAAAGAGTCATGAATTATGGAATTAAATTTGCTTTCTTATTACAACTAGATGATACTATTGTTGAAAAGATTAAATGGGCTGGACTTTTACATGATATAGGAAAAATAGGTATACCAGAACATATATTAAATAAAAATTCTCCTCTTGAACAATATGAGTTTGAAATTATGAAAAAACATGCTACATATTCCTATAAGATTCTTGAACCCCTTACATTTTTAAACGAAGAAAGAAAAATTATATTACATCATCATGAAAGATGGGATGGAAACGGTTATCCATATGGATTAAAAGGCAATAATATTCCATTAGAGTCAAGAATTCTTGCAATTGTAGATTCTTTTGATGCTATGAACACAACTCGTCCTTATAGAGAAAAACTTAATTTAGAATTTATTATTCAACAAATTCAAACAAATCTAGGCAAACAGTTTGATCCAGATATTGGAAAAATTTTCATAAATTTTATTAATGAAGGATCTTTCTCAATAGAAAATTAGTTAAATCTTTCACTTAAATTTTCTTTTATTAAAGTTTACTAATTATTTTTATTTTTAATTTGAATTTTTATTAATCACAATTATAATTATTAATGTTAAATATTGTTAAATATTAAACAAATTAACAATTAAGAGGTAAATTATGAGAATAAAAAATACAAATGAAGATTTAGTATTAAATCTTGCCCAAGTGATTTTAAGTCAAATAGATGAAGATTACACAAAAAGTCCAAAATTTCTTCTTGATGTTGTATGTTATGTTTTAAATAGGATCAAACCAAACTATATTGTTTCGTCAAGAGGTCTTGCACATCTTGAAAAAGCTTATGAAGAGGATAAACAATTTATAGCTGATATTATCACTTTAATATATGAAGCTATAGAAAATGTTAGTTCCAGAAGAGATACTGATTTTGATGATAATACTGTTTCATGGGATATTAGTCTTACAATAACAAAAGATTTTTATTTTAACTTCCCACAAATAATAGGAAAAGTCTATGATTCTAATTCATTTGATTTAATCTATGATGCAAAAATATCATTATTTGATGAAGATGGTAAACTTGTACAAATGGCAAATAACTTATGGCCAAACCCCTATTTAATTTCAAAATCAACACCGGGAATTTTTACCTTCTGGCCAAAAAGCGTTATAGCTAAAAAAGAAGAAGAAAACAAAATAA is a genomic window containing:
- a CDS encoding HD-GYP domain-containing protein; this translates as MIKDFEFLISKLYDYSKLFQNFDLIKDTDNFLKRILDEINNIFNFDQKGFLYFDETNKKFFLKGERITYTSFEKKYLESFYYLDLIYDKKSIIIKNLNDEEKSLHRGIFISSPESIVIIPIFFSTNFFGVLIFENKQKTNLSSNDLGILNIISSQLTYYFQTNLYYKNLQNDFLNTVKALISAIELKDYYTKGHSQRVMNYGIKFAFLLQLDDTIVEKIKWAGLLHDIGKIGIPEHILNKNSPLEQYEFEIMKKHATYSYKILEPLTFLNEERKIILHHHERWDGNGYPYGLKGNNIPLESRILAIVDSFDAMNTTRPYREKLNLEFIIQQIQTNLGKQFDPDIGKIFINFINEGSFSIEN
- a CDS encoding late competence development ComFB family protein, giving the protein MRIKNTNEDLVLNLAQVILSQIDEDYTKSPKFLLDVVCYVLNRIKPNYIVSSRGLAHLEKAYEEDKQFIADIITLIYEAIENVSSRRDTDFDDNTVSWDISLTITKDFYFNFPQIIGKVYDSNSFDLIYDAKISLFDEDGKLVQMANNLWPNPYLISKSTPGIFTFWPKSVIAKKEEENKIKKFTFKIVCEHKDYLKEEKILSIEKKSEQTILDYIRKGDIIEIEPLYLVK